AAGTATTTACCATAAACTGTGGGAATTTCTTCGGCATTTCCGGTCTGGGATACGATGTTGGAATTCTTCCACAACTTCCTCCACTGGCTTCATACTTTTCTATAGCCTTTTTGTTTTTCTTGCGATATATAGAAAAATTCACGCCAGTATCGTACTCTTTGTATTGATTCCAGAATTTCATTGCAGAATCCCATTCTTTAAAATCTTTCTGAAACTCATTATAAGCAATAGTTAAACTATCAACTTTCGTTTCGAAACCTTCCATTTTACGAAGTTGCTCGGCACTAAGCCACGATTTAGCATTAGTTCCTCCCCAACTAGAATGAATAATTCCAACAGGAATATCTAATTCGGCTTGAAGTTTTTTTGCAAAGAAATAAGCTACAGAACTAAAATTTTCAACACTTGCAGGATTAGCATCTAACCACTCACCTTCCACATTTGTTTGAGGAACAGCTGATGTTGTCTGCTTTACCTGAAAAAGACGGATATTATTATTATTTGCATTTGCTATTTCTTCTTCCCCTCCTTCTACATACTGACTACCCCATCCTTTCAAAGGCATTTGCATATTCGACTGGCCCGATGCCAACCAAACTTCTCCAAATAATACTCCATTGATATTGATTGTGTCAGCAGCTGTACTTATAAGCATCGAATTTTTTTTATATCCTGCTTTTAGAGTTTTAATTTTTATAATCCAATTTCCTTTATCATCAGTCTTAACCGTAATTGGAGATTTCATCCAACTCGCATCAACAGTAACCATTGTATTGGACTCTGCTTTTCCCCACACAGGTACTTTCGAATTTTGCTGCAATACCATATAATCCGAAAATACAGAAGGCAAACTTAATGTCTGTCCTACTTGCGCATTAGCATATGTGGCAACAAATAAAAATATGAAAAAAATATTTTTCATTTATTAATTCTTTTTACTCATTGAACTAAACCATAATCCCAAGACTGTTAAACCGCCATTTATCAATAATAGTTCAAAACCAAACTTAAAACCAAACAATTGCTCGGAATACAAATACAACAATAAAGATATAATTGGAGATGCAACAGCTACATATGGCACCCATTTGTCATTGACATCCTTTTTTGTAAACATCCCAAATACAAACAATCCAAGTAAAGGCCCGTATGTATAACCGGCTACACGTATAAATGAGTTAACAATACTCTCATTATTTAAGGCTTTAAATACAAGTATTACAAAAAATACCATCAATGAAAAACCAAGGTGCACCAATGTTCTTCTTTTAGTAGATGCTTCTTTTTTTCCATCACCTACCTCTAAAACATCGACACAAAACGATGTTGTAAGTCCGGCTAAAGCAGAATCGGCACTCGAATAAGCTGCTGCTGCAATACCTATTAAGAACATAATACCCGTAAACACGCCTAAATGATCAAGAGCCAACAAAGGATAAAACTTATCCGTTTCGGCAGGTACAGCAATTCCAAATTTATCGGCATACAAGTACAACATCAATCCTAATATCAGGAATATCATATTCACAAATACCAAAGAACCACCAAAGAAGTACATGTTTTTTTGTGCATCTTTTATGTTTGGAACGGTTAAACTCTTTTGCATAATACTTTGATCCAAACCATTAGTAATAATAACAAGGAACATACCTGTAAGGAACATTTTAAAGAAGTTTCTATCATCGCTCCAATTCCATATAAAAGTTTCACTTCTGCTATCGTTAACCATATTAGTAACAAGATCGCCCACATTGGTATCTAAACCATTATATATAATAACTATGGTTGATATAGCAGCAATAATCAAAAAGGCTGTTTGTAAAGTATCGGTAACAACAATTGTTTTAATACCTGCTTTATAAGTATATAACCAGATAAGCATTAAGGTAATAAACACAGATAATTCGAATGGCAAACCATATTCATCAAAGAAAGCCATTTGCAACACGGTTGTCATTAAATACAACTTAAATGCCGCCATAAATGTTTGCGAAATCAAGAAGAAAGCTGCACCGGTTTTGTGTGATCTATAACCAAATCGATCGCGTAAATAGGCATAAATAGAAACAAGTTTTAACCTATAATACATAGGTAACAACACCAGTGCTATAACAACAATACCAGCAGTATATCCCATTACTATTTGCAAATATGAAAAGTTGGTATTACCAACATCACCCGGAACAGAAATAAATGTTATACCCGAAAGTGCAACACCAATCATTCCAAAGGCGACCAAAAACCAGTGTGATCCGTGGTCGGCTGTGAAGAAAGTGTCTTTTCCTGCATTACGAGAGGTTAAATACGATATAAACCATAGCAAAGCGAAATATGCTACTACTACGATTACAGCTATATTTGGTGTCATATTAATATAATTGATATTAGTTGGTAATTGTTGATGTTGGTTGGTATTAGAGGGAATTTATGGATATTTGTTGTTATTTTATAAAAAACCGGTTACTTGTTTGAAATGAACAAATAACCGGTTTATAATTTTTACAAATATTTTTCCGATACAATAACTGCTTCAATTCCTAAGAAATCAGCTATTTTCTTAATTGTATGAGCTTTTTTACCAACACCTAATGCATAGTGGTGCGTTGGTCCTTCAGCGAACCAATCTTTAAGGAATGTTTTAATATCCGGTTTAAAGAATCCTCTTGTGTTAGTGTTTCCTGTTGCAGGAACCGGTCCAACTACTGATTCACCTTCTGTGATAACGAATTTAAACGTTCCATCAGCTTTTGAAGTAATACCTAACATGGTGATAGGTCCTTCTTTGATTTTAAACTCAACAGAAGCTCCACTACCTGGTTTACCGTGATATTTGATAAGACTACGAATAACAGGCTTACCATCAGCTATATTTACGTGGTGAGGACCATCGTGTCCAACAAGAACAAATCCTTCTTTAAAGTCGATTGGGTGGAATTCAGCGAAAGATCCTCCTATTTCAAGACGATCCATAATCATCATTGCAATATTGGTTTTAAGATCGGCTTCACCACACATAGGGAATCCTCCTGCTGTAAGCAATGAGTTACCAACGATAAGGTTTGTCACCAATTTACGCATATCTGTTCCTTCTCTTCCTTCGTAGTAATATGCTAAACCATCAAGTTTTTTCTCCTCGATGAATTTTTCTAATGCTACAGCCGATTTAGCTGCTTCATATAAATCTACATCAGTAAGTTTACGGGTAACAGGGT
The sequence above is drawn from the Bacteroidota bacterium genome and encodes:
- a CDS encoding sialate O-acetylesterase — protein: MKNIFFIFLFVATYANAQVGQTLSLPSVFSDYMVLQQNSKVPVWGKAESNTMVTVDASWMKSPITVKTDDKGNWIIKIKTLKAGYKKNSMLISTAADTININGVLFGEVWLASGQSNMQMPLKGWGSQYVEGGEEEIANANNNNIRLFQVKQTTSAVPQTNVEGEWLDANPASVENFSSVAYFFAKKLQAELDIPVGIIHSSWGGTNAKSWLSAEQLRKMEGFETKVDSLTIAYNEFQKDFKEWDSAMKFWNQYKEYDTGVNFSIYRKKNKKAIEKYEASGGSCGRIPTSYPRPEMPKKFPQFMVNTLYNAMIHPLIPYSIKGVIWYQGESNTDNPEQYSKLFPILINSWRKEWKQGDFPFYYVQIAPYDYSKWGNGEDPVALRQVQTETLDKVKNTGMVVITDVTDTTEIHPPKKKPVGERLAQMALAKSYKKTDLLYSGPVFNKAKSKNGEIVVYFKNAKGGLHLKGNKVNGFEIAEKNKEFLPAEGIIKGNTVILKNDKIEEPVYVRYNWKHTSVCNLFNSSGLPTGQFNTALK
- a CDS encoding sodium:solute symporter, which gives rise to MTPNIAVIVVVAYFALLWFISYLTSRNAGKDTFFTADHGSHWFLVAFGMIGVALSGITFISVPGDVGNTNFSYLQIVMGYTAGIVVIALVLLPMYYRLKLVSIYAYLRDRFGYRSHKTGAAFFLISQTFMAAFKLYLMTTVLQMAFFDEYGLPFELSVFITLMLIWLYTYKAGIKTIVVTDTLQTAFLIIAAISTIVIIYNGLDTNVGDLVTNMVNDSRSETFIWNWSDDRNFFKMFLTGMFLVIITNGLDQSIMQKSLTVPNIKDAQKNMYFFGGSLVFVNMIFLILGLMLYLYADKFGIAVPAETDKFYPLLALDHLGVFTGIMFLIGIAAAAYSSADSALAGLTTSFCVDVLEVGDGKKEASTKRRTLVHLGFSLMVFFVILVFKALNNESIVNSFIRVAGYTYGPLLGLFVFGMFTKKDVNDKWVPYVAVASPIISLLLYLYSEQLFGFKFGFELLLINGGLTVLGLWFSSMSKKN